Proteins encoded in a region of the Lemur catta isolate mLemCat1 chromosome 14, mLemCat1.pri, whole genome shotgun sequence genome:
- the BNIP3 gene encoding BCL2/adenovirus E1B 19 kDa protein-interacting protein 3 — translation MSQSGAPGLQEESLQGSWVELHFSNGGNGSSVPASVSLYNGDMEKILLDAQHESGRSSSKSSHCDSPPRSQTPQDINRASETDTHSIGEKNSSQSEEDYVERRKEVESILKKSSDWIWDWSSRPENIPPKEFLFKHPRRTATLSMRNTSVMKKGGIFSAEFLKVFLPSLLLSHLLAIGLGIYIGRRLTTSTSTF, via the exons GCTCCTGGGTGGAGCTGCACTTCAGCAACGGTGGCAACGGGAGCAGCGTGCCGGCCTCGGTGTCTCTTTATAATGGTGACATGGAGAAAATACTGCTGGATGCCCAGCATGAGTCCGGACGGAGCAGCTCCAAGAGCTCTCACTGTGACAG CCCGCCGCGCTCACAGACACCACAGGACATCAACAGAGCTTCCGAAACAGACACCCACAGCATCGGAGAGAAAAACAGCTCTCAG TCTGAGGAAGATTACGTTGAGAGGAGGAAAGAAGTTGAGAGCATCTTGAAGAAAAGCTCAGACTGGATATGGGATTGGTCAAGTCGGCCAGAAAATATTCCCCCCAA GGAGTTCCTCTTCAAGCACCCGAGGCGCACGGCCACCCTCAGCATGAGGAACACGAGCGTCATGAAGAAAGGGGGCATATTCTCGGCCGAGTTCCTGAAGGTTTTCCTTCCGTCTCTGCTGCTCTCTCATCTCCTGGCCATTGGATTGGG GATCTATATCGGAAGGCGTCTGACAACCTCCACCAGCACCTTTTGA
- the PPP2R2D gene encoding serine/threonine-protein phosphatase 2A 55 kDa regulatory subunit B delta isoform isoform X3, whose translation MLLIFYSLQMVPILKPMDLMVEASPRRIFANAHTYHINSISVNSDHETYLSADDLRINLWHLEITDRSFNIVDIKPANMEELTEVITAAEFHPHQCNVLVYSSSKGTVRLCDMRSSALCDRHSKFFEEPEDPSSRSFFSEIISSISDVKFSHSGRYMMTRDYLSVKVWDLNMESRPVETHQVHEYLRSKLCSLYENDCIFDKFECCWNGSDSAIMTGSYNNFFRMFDRNARRDVTLEASRENSKPRASLKPRKVCTGGKRKKDEISVDSLDFNKKILHTAWHPLENIIAVAATNNLYIFQDKVN comes from the exons ATGCTGCTCATTTTCTACTCTCTACAAATG GTCCCAATATTGAAGCCCATGGACCTTATGGTAGAAGCAAGTCCACGACGAATTTTTGCAAATGCTCACACATATCATATAAATTCCATTTCAGTAAATAGTGATCATGAAACATATCTCTCTGCAGATGACCTGAGAATTAACCTATGGCATTTGGAAATCACAGACAGAAGCTTCA ACATCGTCGACATTAAGCCGGCGAACATGGAGGAGCTGACAGAGGTGATCACGGCGGCGGAGTTCCACCCGCACCAGTGCAACGTGCTGGTCTACAGCAGCAGCAAGGGCACCGTGCGGCTGTGCGACATGCGCTCCTCGGCCCTGTGCGACAGACACTCCAAGT tttttgaagAACCAGAAGATCCCAGCAGTAGGTCCTTCTTCTCAGAAATCATCTCGTCCATATCCGACGTGAAGTTCAGCCACAGTGGCCGGTACATGATGACCAGGGACTACCTGTCTGTGAAGGTGTGGGACCTGAACATGGAGAGCCGGCCGGTGGAGACCCACCAGGTGCACGAGTACCTGCGCAGCAAGCTCTGCTCTCTGTACGAAAACGACTGCATCTTCGACAAGTTTGAGTGTTGCTGGAACGGCTCGGATAG TGCTATCATGACTGGGTCCTACAACAACTTCTTCAGAATGTTTGACAGAAACGCGCGGAGGGACGTCACCCTGGAAGCTTCGAGAGAGAACAGCAAGCCCCGTGCCAGCCTGAAGCCTCGGAAAGTGTGTACAGggggtaagagaaagaaagacgagatTAGTGTGGACAGTCTGGACTTCAATAAGAAGATCCTTCACACAGCCTGGCACCCCCTGGAGAACATTATTGCTGTAGCTGCCACCAATAACTTGTATATATTCCAGGACAAAGTCAACTAG
- the PPP2R2D gene encoding serine/threonine-protein phosphatase 2A 55 kDa regulatory subunit B delta isoform isoform X2, producing the protein MSSTDIISTVEFNYSGDLLATGDKGGRVVIFQREQENKSRPHSRGEYNVYSTFQSHEPEFDYLKSLEIEEKINKIRWLPQQNAAHFLLSTNDKTIKLWKISERDKRAEGYNLKDEDGRLRDPFRITALRVPILKPMDLMVEASPRRIFANAHTYHINSISVNSDHETYLSADDLRINLWHLEITDRSFNIVDIKPANMEELTEVITAAEFHPHQCNVLVYSSSKGTVRLCDMRSSALCDRHSKFFEEPEDPSSRSFFSEIISSISDVKFSHSGRYMMTRDYLSVKVWDLNMESRPVETHQVHEYLRSKLCSLYENDCIFDKFECCWNGSDSAIMTGSYNNFFRMFDRNARRDVTLEASRENSKPRASLKPRKVCTGGKRKKDEISVDSLDFNKKILHTAWHPLENIIAVAATNNLYIFQDKVN; encoded by the exons CTGACATCATTTCAACCGTTGAATTTAATTACTCTGGAGATCTTCTTGCAACAGGCGACAAGGGCGGCAGAGTTGTTATTTTTCAGCGGGAACAAGAG AACAAAAGCCGCCCGCATTCTAGGGGAGAATATAATGTTTACAGTACCTTTCAAAGTCATGAACCAGAGTTTGACTATTTGAAAAGTTTagaaattgaggaaaaaattaataaaattcggTGGTTACCACAACAGAATGCTGCTCATTTTCTACTCTCTACAAATG ataaaactataaaattatggaaaataagtGAACGGGATAAAAGAGCAGAAGGTTATAACTTGAAGGATGAAGATGGACGACTTCGAGATCCGTTTAGAATCACAGCACTGCGG GTCCCAATATTGAAGCCCATGGACCTTATGGTAGAAGCAAGTCCACGACGAATTTTTGCAAATGCTCACACATATCATATAAATTCCATTTCAGTAAATAGTGATCATGAAACATATCTCTCTGCAGATGACCTGAGAATTAACCTATGGCATTTGGAAATCACAGACAGAAGCTTCA ACATCGTCGACATTAAGCCGGCGAACATGGAGGAGCTGACAGAGGTGATCACGGCGGCGGAGTTCCACCCGCACCAGTGCAACGTGCTGGTCTACAGCAGCAGCAAGGGCACCGTGCGGCTGTGCGACATGCGCTCCTCGGCCCTGTGCGACAGACACTCCAAGT tttttgaagAACCAGAAGATCCCAGCAGTAGGTCCTTCTTCTCAGAAATCATCTCGTCCATATCCGACGTGAAGTTCAGCCACAGTGGCCGGTACATGATGACCAGGGACTACCTGTCTGTGAAGGTGTGGGACCTGAACATGGAGAGCCGGCCGGTGGAGACCCACCAGGTGCACGAGTACCTGCGCAGCAAGCTCTGCTCTCTGTACGAAAACGACTGCATCTTCGACAAGTTTGAGTGTTGCTGGAACGGCTCGGATAG TGCTATCATGACTGGGTCCTACAACAACTTCTTCAGAATGTTTGACAGAAACGCGCGGAGGGACGTCACCCTGGAAGCTTCGAGAGAGAACAGCAAGCCCCGTGCCAGCCTGAAGCCTCGGAAAGTGTGTACAGggggtaagagaaagaaagacgagatTAGTGTGGACAGTCTGGACTTCAATAAGAAGATCCTTCACACAGCCTGGCACCCCCTGGAGAACATTATTGCTGTAGCTGCCACCAATAACTTGTATATATTCCAGGACAAAGTCAACTAG
- the PPP2R2D gene encoding serine/threonine-protein phosphatase 2A 55 kDa regulatory subunit B delta isoform isoform X4, translated as MDLMVEASPRRIFANAHTYHINSISVNSDHETYLSADDLRINLWHLEITDRSFNIVDIKPANMEELTEVITAAEFHPHQCNVLVYSSSKGTVRLCDMRSSALCDRHSKFFEEPEDPSSRSFFSEIISSISDVKFSHSGRYMMTRDYLSVKVWDLNMESRPVETHQVHEYLRSKLCSLYENDCIFDKFECCWNGSDSAIMTGSYNNFFRMFDRNARRDVTLEASRENSKPRASLKPRKVCTGGKRKKDEISVDSLDFNKKILHTAWHPLENIIAVAATNNLYIFQDKVN; from the exons ATGGACCTTATGGTAGAAGCAAGTCCACGACGAATTTTTGCAAATGCTCACACATATCATATAAATTCCATTTCAGTAAATAGTGATCATGAAACATATCTCTCTGCAGATGACCTGAGAATTAACCTATGGCATTTGGAAATCACAGACAGAAGCTTCA ACATCGTCGACATTAAGCCGGCGAACATGGAGGAGCTGACAGAGGTGATCACGGCGGCGGAGTTCCACCCGCACCAGTGCAACGTGCTGGTCTACAGCAGCAGCAAGGGCACCGTGCGGCTGTGCGACATGCGCTCCTCGGCCCTGTGCGACAGACACTCCAAGT tttttgaagAACCAGAAGATCCCAGCAGTAGGTCCTTCTTCTCAGAAATCATCTCGTCCATATCCGACGTGAAGTTCAGCCACAGTGGCCGGTACATGATGACCAGGGACTACCTGTCTGTGAAGGTGTGGGACCTGAACATGGAGAGCCGGCCGGTGGAGACCCACCAGGTGCACGAGTACCTGCGCAGCAAGCTCTGCTCTCTGTACGAAAACGACTGCATCTTCGACAAGTTTGAGTGTTGCTGGAACGGCTCGGATAG TGCTATCATGACTGGGTCCTACAACAACTTCTTCAGAATGTTTGACAGAAACGCGCGGAGGGACGTCACCCTGGAAGCTTCGAGAGAGAACAGCAAGCCCCGTGCCAGCCTGAAGCCTCGGAAAGTGTGTACAGggggtaagagaaagaaagacgagatTAGTGTGGACAGTCTGGACTTCAATAAGAAGATCCTTCACACAGCCTGGCACCCCCTGGAGAACATTATTGCTGTAGCTGCCACCAATAACTTGTATATATTCCAGGACAAAGTCAACTAG